One Phaseolus vulgaris cultivar G19833 chromosome 2, P. vulgaris v2.0, whole genome shotgun sequence DNA window includes the following coding sequences:
- the LOC137811959 gene encoding G-type lectin S-receptor-like serine/threonine-protein kinase B120 translates to MTTVAKYTDFLLLLIFLFSFHTFFSHAANSLTGETEIKDNNGVDNLVSENLTFEMGFFGFDNSSRYVGIWYHKFPSSASAFIWVANREKPINGRGGSIKIKGDGNLVVLDGENNEVWSTNKSLSRNITKAVLRDDGNLVLSEESEHEKDVWQSFENPTDTFVPGMSLPASAGVGLFRSWKSATNPAPGNYSMGVDSTGSTLQILIMDGEKKRWRSGYWDGRVFVGVSNMTGSSLFGFKLNGDNFTYTWNGPEKVRFQITWDGFEKKFVSDEDQQQWNNTQHEPYNKCETYNFCGNFALCDISKADVCSCMQGFQGGEWNGGNSGGCKRRTLLKAERNSSGTEVSVGEDDFYVQRCTKLPDFARLESPSDDGDCQRFCLQNSSCTAYSYTIGIGCMIWYVDLVDIQHTENSIGNVLNIRLADSEFEAVDGEKKTKIWIIIVPVVVGLICLGIFVLLVWRFKRKRKVSSASANNNGDFPVIDLTRSTDLSAEFSGSTELGLEGNNAELPLFTFSFIAAATDNFSQKNKLGQGGFGPVYWGNLPGGEEVAVKRLSRKSSQGLEEFKNEMMLIAKLQHRNLVRLLGCSIQGEEKILVYEYLPNKSLDCFLFDPVKQTQLDWTKRFEIIEGIARGLLYLHQDSRLRIIHRDLKASNILLDENMNPKISDFGLARIFGGNQNEANTNRVVGTYGYMAPEYAMEGLFSVKSDVYSFGVLLLEIMSGRRNTSFRNTDDSSLIGYAWHLWSEQRVMELLDSSIGDSTPKSKALRYIHIAMLCVQDSASRRPNMASVLLMLASEATTLPLPKQPLRTISTSKLDDQDQSYSEGLDVSNDLTATMVTGR, encoded by the exons ATGACCACTGTAGCCAAATATACAGATTTTCTGCTCCTTCtaatctttctcttctcttttcataccttcttctctcatgCTGCCAATTCCCTAACAGGAGAGACAGAAATCAAAGACAATAATGGTGTTGACAATTTGGTGTCAGAAAATCTCACCTTTGAAATGGGTTTCTTTGGTTTTGATAACTCTTCAAGATACGTTGGGATTTGGTACCACAAGTTTCCTAGTTCAGCTTCAGCATTCATATGGGTAGCGAATAGAGAGAAACCCATCAACGGAAGAGGAGGTTCCATCAAAATCAAAGGTGACGGAAACTTGGTTGTTCTCGATGGAGAGAACAACGAGGTGTGGTCAACTAACAAGTCATTGTCAAGGAACATCACAAAAGCTGTTCTTCGTGATGATGGGAACCTTGTTCTTTCAGAAGAATCAGAACATGAGAAAGATGTGTGGCAAAGCTTTGAGAACCCAACTGATACTTTCGTGCCAGGTATGTCACTGCCAGCTAGTGCTGGAGTCGGTCTGTTCAGGTCATGGAAATCAGCAACGAATCCCGCACCGGGAAACTACTCAATGGGGGTTGACTCTACGGGATCAACGCTACAGATTTTGATTATGGATGGGGAGAAAAAGAGGTGGAGAAGTGGGTATTGGGATGGTAGAGTATTCGTTGGTGTCTCCAATATGACTGGAAGCTCTCTTTTTGGTTTTAAATTGAATGGGGATAACTTTACATATACATGGAATGGCCCTGAAAAGGTGAGGTTTCAGATAACTTGGGATGGGTTTGAAAAGAAGTTCGTATCGGATGAAGATCAACAACAATGGAATAATACACAACATGAGCCTTATAATAAGTGTGAGACTTATAATTTTTGTGGCAATTTTGCATTGTGTGATATCTCTAAGGCAGATGTTTGTAGTTGCATGCAAGGGTTTCAAGGAGGCGAGTGGAATGGGGGAAATTCAGGGGGTTGTAAGAGGAGGACTCTACTGAAGGCTGAGAGAAATAGTTCTGGAACTGAGGTTAGTGTTGGTGAAGATGATTTCTACGTTCAAAGGTGTACAAAGTTGCCAGATTTTGCACGTTTGGAGAGTCCTTCTGACGATGGGGATTGTCAACGGTTTTGTCTGCAGAATAGTTCTTGTACTGCGTATTCATATACGATTGGAATTGGGTGCATGATTTGGTATGTGGACTTAGTTGATATTCAACACACTGAAAATAGTATTGGAAATGTACTCAACATCCGTCTTGCTGATTCTGAGTTTG AAGCAGTCGATGGGGAGAAAAAGACCAAAATTTGGATAATAATAGTACCTGTTGTGGTTGGGCTGATCTGCCTTGGAATCTTTGTATTGCTGGTATGGAGGTTTAAGAGAAAACGTAAag TTTCCTCAGCTTCTGCTAATAACAATGGTGATTTTCCAGTCATTGATCTAACGAGGAGTACAGACTTATCAGCAGAATTTTCAGGATCAACTGAGTTAGGTTTGGAAGGGAATAATGCAGAACTTCCATTGTTCACTTTTAGTTTCATTGCAGCAGCAACAGACAATTTCTCCCAAAAAAATAAGCTGGGACAAGGGGGATTTGGTCCGGTATACTGG GGGAACCTTCCAGGAGGAGAGGAAGTAGCTGTTAAGAGGCTTTCAAGAAAGTCTAGTCAAGGCTTAGAGGAGTTCAAGAATGAAATGATGCTAATAGCCAAACTGCAACATAGAAATCTGGTTAGACTATTGGGATGTTCCATTCAGGGAGAAGAAAAAATTCTGGTATATGAGTACTTGCCAAACAAAAGCTTGGACTGTTTTTTATTTG ATCCGGTGAAGCAAACACAACTAGACTGGACAAAGCGCTTTGAAATAATTGAAGGCATTGCAAGAGGGCTGCTTTACCTGCACCAGGATTCAAGACTACGAATCATTCATCGGGATCTAAAAGCAAGCAACATTTTATTAGATGAAAACATGAATCCAAAAATTTCAGACTTTGGCTTAGCCAGAATATTTGGAGGAAACCAAAATGAAGCCAACACAAACAGAGTGGTTGGTACATA TGGCTATATGGCGCCAGAATATGCAATGGAAGGTCTATTTTCAGTTAAATCTGATGTCTATAGTTTTGGTGTATTGCTACTAGAGATTATGAGTGGGCGCAGGAACACTAGCTTTCGCAACACAGACGATTCAAGTCTCATAGGATATGCCTGGCACCTTTGGAGTGAGCAGAGAGTAATGGAGCTTCTTGATTCTTCCATTGGTGATTCAACTCCAAAGAGTAAAGCATTGAGATACATACACATAGCGATGTTATGCGTGCAAGATTCAGCATCCCGTAGACCAAATATGGCCTCTGTATTGTTAATGCTGGCAAGTGAAGCCACAACTCTTCCTTTGCCTAAACAACCTTTGCGCACAATTTCCACCAGCAAATTAGATGACCAAGATCAATCTTATAGCGAAGGCCTTGATGTGTCAAATGATTTGACAGCTACAATGGTCACAGGG
- the LOC137811960 gene encoding uncharacterized protein → MGDFEKQERTMEEEERESLLEGVAVLDFDVLCSTVALQAGHGKWGKLGVGYDDDDEEEGGQFGGVLRMWEGEILECFDDHRIALESTCCPCYRFGKNMKRAGFGSSYIQAAIYFVLTIGAFLNCIAFAVTRHHCNLYLAVAFVVSFGAYLGFFRTRLRKKFNINASDSSLDDCVYHFACPCCTLCQESRTLEMNNVEDGTWHGRGDKICIGGFGQKSNGFFDQLHPPSIVSIMNIDESSFETKANTNVSNPS, encoded by the exons ATGGGGGATTTCGAGAAGCAGGAGAGGACCAtggaagaggaagagagagagagtttgctGGAGGGTGTGGCGGTTTTGGACTTTGATGTGCTTTGTTCCACTGTGGCTCTGCAAGCTGGGCATGGAAAATGGGGGAAGCTTGGAGTTGgatatgatgatgatgatgaagaagaggGTGGTCAGTTTGGTGGTGTTCTAAGGATGTGGGAGGGTGAGATTCTTGAGTGTTTTGATGATCATCGCATCGCCCTTGAATCCACATG TTGTCCTTGCTACCGATTTGGGAAGAACATGAAGAGAGCTGGTTTTGGTTCTTCCTACATTCAG GCAGCGATTTATTTTGTTCTTACCATTGGTGCCTTTCTTAACTGCATTGCCTTTGCTGTCACGAGACATCACTGCAATCTATACCTGGCAGTTGCCTTCGTTGTTTCCTTTGGAGCATATTTAGGATTCTTCCGAACACGACTAAGAAAGAAGTTCAACATCAAT GCCAGTGACAGTTCCTTGGACGATTGCGTTTACCATTTCGCCTGTCCTTGCTGTACATTATGTCAG GAGTCTAGAACGCTGGAGATGAACAATGTTGAAGATGGCACTTGGCATGGTCGGGGTGACAAAATATGCATAGGTGGTTTTGGCCAAAAGAGCAATGGATTCTTTGATCAGTTACATCCTCCTTCCATTGTGTCCATCATGAATATTGATGAAAGTTCCTTTGAAACAAAAGCAAACACAAATGTCAGCAATCCATCTTAA